In Paramicrobacterium humi, the genomic stretch GGACGCGAGTTCACGATGAAGGACGCCTACTCCTTCGACTACACGGATGCCGGCCTCGACGCCAGCTACCAGAAGCAGCGTGACGCGTACGAGCGCATCTTCAGCAGGCTTGGCCTCGACTATGTGATCGTCAAGGCCGACGCGGGCGCGATGGGCGGCTCGAAGAGCGAGGAGTTCCTGCACCCGACGCCCGTCGGCGAAGACACCTTCGTGCACTCCGCGGGCGGGTACGCCGCCAACGTCGAGGCGTACACGACGCTCGCCCCCGCGCCGGAGTCGGTCGAGGGCAAGGGAGAGGCAACGGTCTTCGACTCGCCCGACACCCCGACGATCGCGACGCTCGTCGAACTGCTCAACGCACGGCACCCGAACCCCGACGGACGGGTCTGGACGGCGGCTGACACGCTCAAGAACGTCGTTCTCGCCCTCACGCACCTCGACGGAACCCGCGAGCTCGTCGTCGTCGGCGTTCCCGGCGATCGCGACATCGACATGAAGCGCGTCGAGGTCGCATTCGCACCGAGCGAGGTCGAAGCGGCCACCGAGGAGGACTTCGCCAAGCACCCCGCCCTCGTGAAGGGATACATCGGCCCCTGGTCGGCCGAAGGAGCCGTGCTCGGCGCGGAGTCGGCGAGCGGCGTGCGCTACCTGCTCGACCCGCGCATCGTCGACGGCACCGCGTGGGTCACCGGCGCCAACGAGGACGAGAAGCACGTGCTGAGCCTCGTCGCCGGTCGTGACTTCACCGCGGACGGCGTGATCGAAGCAGCTGAAGTGCGCGCGGGAGATCCCGCGCCGGACGGCTCGGGCCCTGTCGAGCTCTCCCGCGGAACCGAGATCGGACATGTCTTCCAGCTCGGCCGCAAGTACGCAGAGGCGCTCGGGCTCCAGGTTCTCGACGAGAACGGCAAGCTCGTCACCGTCACGATGGGCTCCTACGGCATCGGCGTCACCCGTGCGCTCGCGCTCATCGCTGAGCTCAACAACGACGACAAGGGACTCGTCTGGCCGAAGGCCGTCGCCCCGTTCGACGTGCACGTCGTCGCGACGGGAAAGGACACGGCCGCGTTCGACGCGGCGGCCACGATCTCGGAGGGGCTCGAGCAGGCCGGACTCGACGTGCTCTACGACGACCGGCCGAAGGTCTCTCCCGGCGTCAAGTTCGGCGACGCGGAGCTCATCGGCATCCCGACGATCGTCATCGCCGGTCGCGGGGTGAAAGACGGTCTCGTCGAGCTGTGGGATCGCCGTTCGGGTGAGCGCACGCAGGTCGCCATCGAGAAGGCGGTCGAGGCGCTCACGACGGCGCGCTGAGACCCGTCGCCGCGGGGCGGCCCCGTTGGTGCCGAAGTCCGGCGGCGTCGGGTAGCCTTGGAGTTCGATCGACGTGGCTTGTGCCGTCGGTCACAGTTGAATAGGGAGGCTCTCTGGTGGACATCGATCTGAGCGTGCTGAAGTTGATGGAGCGAGAGAAGGAGATTCCCTTCGATGAACTCGTCCGCATCATCGAGCAGGCCATTCTGACGGCCTATCTCAAGAACGAGGCCCAGCAGGGCAATGAAGACGCCGAGGGTCGCGTCGAACTCGACCGCAAGACCGGGCATGTCGCCGTTCTCATCCCCGAACGCGACGAGGACGGCAACGTCATTGGCGAATCCGAGGCGATGCCGGAGGACTTCGGCCGCATCGCTGCGTTCGCCGCGAAGCAAGTGATCAACCAGCGCCTCCGCGACATTGCGGATGACGCCGTGCTCGGCGAGTTCAAGGGACGCGAGGGCGACATCGTCGCCGGCATCATCCAGCAGGGCCCCAACCCCCGCATGATCCACGTCGACCTCGGCACCGTCGAGGCGATCCTGCCTCCCGAGGAGCAGGTCCCCGGTGAGGAGTACCGGCACGGCACGCGTCTCCGGGTGTATGTGACGAGCGTCGCGAAGGGGCTCAAGGGCCCGCAGATCACGGTCTCGCGCACGCACCCCGCGCTCGTCCGCAAGCTCTTCGCCCTCGAGGTGCCCGAGATCGCATCCGGTCTCGTCGAGATCGTCTCGCTCGCGCGCGAGGCCGGCCATCGCACGAAGATCGCTGTGCTCGCAAAGGACCCGAGCATCAACGCGAAGGGCGCCTGCATCGGCGAGCTCGGTCGTCGCGTTCGAGCGGTCACCGAGGAGCTCGGCGAGGAGAAGATCGACATCGTCGACTACTCGAGCGACCTTGCGACGTTCGTCGCGAACGCGCTCTCACCCGCTCGCGTCTCGTCGTCGTTCATCCTCGACCCCGAGACGAAGGCTGTTCGCGTCCTCGTGCCCGACTATCAGCTGTCGCTCGCGATCGGCAAGGAGGGCCAGAACGCCCGGCTCGCCGCCAAGCTGACGGGCGCGAAGATCGACATCCAGCCCGATTCGATTCTCGACGAAGACTGAGCCGATCCGGTTCGTCAGCGCGTCCGGACGGATCACAGCGCGGGGAGTGTAAGATGGATCCGGTTAGAACGTGCATCGGATGCCGCATGCGCGCCGAGCGGTCCTCTTTGCTGAGGGTCGTTGCCCGGGAATCCGAGCTCGTGGTCGATGAGACCGCTTCGCTTCCGGGACGAGGAGCGTGGCTGCATCCGACCGTCGCGTGTTTCGACCGTGCGGTGAAGCGCAAGGCCTTCGGGCGCGCACTCCGCGTGACCATGGCACTCGACACACGAACACTAGAGAACAGGCTGAACGGCTAATGGACAACTAATGAGCGGCTCGAAATGAGACCCGTCCTTAACTAACGGCTTGCCCTGTCTGGGCAAGCCCAGACAGGAGAGAAGTGGCTGCAAAACCACGCGTACACGAGATCGCATCGGAGTTCTCGGTAGACAGCAAGGTCGCCCTCGCGAAGCTCAAGGAATTGGGCGAGTTCGTCAAGGGACCTTCATCGAGCATTGAGCCTCCCGTCGCGCGCAAGCTGCGTGCGGCGCTCGAGGCTGACGGCGCCAAGCGCGCCGACGAGGCTGCCGGCGCCAAGCCAGCAGCGAAGTCGCCGGCAAAGCCTGCGACGCCGAAGCCCGCGCAGAAGAAGGCGGACGCCCCCGCTGAGAAGCCCGCGCAGGACGCACCGGCGCCCGCGGCGAAGACGGAGTCCCCGGCTCAGGCCGCGGTCTCCGGCGCGCCCAAGCCGGGACAGACGGCGCCGAAGCCGTCGCAAGCGCGTCCCGGCGGCGCACCTCGTCCGGGCAACAACCCGTACTCGAGCGCTCAGGGGATGGGTCAGCGACCGGCTGGCACGCCTCGGCCGGGCAACAACCCGTACTCAAGCTCGCAGGGCATGGGACAGCACCCGACTCCCGCCAACATCCCGCGTCCTCCGCGTCCGCAGGCGCCGCGTCCGGGAGCTCCGCGTCCCGGTGCTCCGCGTCCAGGTGGTGCTGGCCGTGGCCGTCCGGGCGGCGCAGGTCGTCCGGGAGCCGGTGGCTTCCAGCGTCCCGGTGGCGGCGGCGGAGCCGGTGGCTTCCAGCGCCCTGGCGGCGGCGGCGCTCCCGGAGCCGGTGGCTTCCAGCGTCCCGGCGGCGGCTTCGGCGGCCGTCCGGGCGGCGGCGGCCGTGGTCGCGGCGGCGGAACGGCCGGCGCGTTCGGTCGTGGCGGCGGTCGTGCCAAGTCCCGTAAGTCGAAGCGGGCGAAGAGGCAGGAATTCGAAATGCGGCAGGCGCCGTCGATCGGCGGCGTCAACGTCCCGCGCGGTGACGGCGAGACGGTCGTCCGCCTGCGCCGCGGCGCCTCGATCGCGGACTTCGCCGACAAGATCGACGCGAGTCCCGGCGACCTCGTGACCGTGCTGTTCCACCTCGGTGAGATGGCCACGGCGACGGAGTCTCTCGACGAGGCGACGTTCGAGGTTCTCGGCGCCGAGCTCGGCTACAAGATCCAGATGGTCTCGCCCGAGGACGAGGACCGCGAGCTGCTCGAAGGCTTCGACATCGACCTTGAGGGCGAGCTCGAGGCTGAAGACGACTCCGAGCTTCTTCCGCGTCCTCCCGTGGTCACGGTCATGGGCCACGTCGACCACGGTAAGACGCGACTCCTGGACGCGATCCGCAAGGCGAACGTCGTCGAAGGCGAGGCCGGCGGAATCACGCAGCACATCGGCGCCTACCAGGTGACGACTGAGCACGAAGGCTCCGAGCGGGCCGTCACCTTCATCGACACCCCGGGTCACGAGGCCTTCACGGCCATGCGTGCCCGCGGTGCTCAGGTGACCGACATCGCGATCCTCGTGGTCGCGGCCGACGACGGCATCATGCCGCAGACGGTCGAGGCGCTGAACCACGCCCAGGCGGCGAACGTGCCGATCGTCGTGGCCGTGAACAAGATCGA encodes the following:
- a CDS encoding proline--tRNA ligase; translation: MVTRLSNYFLRTLREDPSDAEVASHRLLVRAGYIRRQAPGIFAWLPLGLRVKSRVEQIVREEMAAAGALEVHFPALMPREPYELTGRWEEYGENLFRLADRKGADMLLAPTHEEAFTLLVKDLCTSYKDLPLTIYQIQDKYRDEARPRAGLLRGREFTMKDAYSFDYTDAGLDASYQKQRDAYERIFSRLGLDYVIVKADAGAMGGSKSEEFLHPTPVGEDTFVHSAGGYAANVEAYTTLAPAPESVEGKGEATVFDSPDTPTIATLVELLNARHPNPDGRVWTAADTLKNVVLALTHLDGTRELVVVGVPGDRDIDMKRVEVAFAPSEVEAATEEDFAKHPALVKGYIGPWSAEGAVLGAESASGVRYLLDPRIVDGTAWVTGANEDEKHVLSLVAGRDFTADGVIEAAEVRAGDPAPDGSGPVELSRGTEIGHVFQLGRKYAEALGLQVLDENGKLVTVTMGSYGIGVTRALALIAELNNDDKGLVWPKAVAPFDVHVVATGKDTAAFDAAATISEGLEQAGLDVLYDDRPKVSPGVKFGDAELIGIPTIVIAGRGVKDGLVELWDRRSGERTQVAIEKAVEALTTAR
- the nusA gene encoding transcription termination factor NusA produces the protein MDIDLSVLKLMEREKEIPFDELVRIIEQAILTAYLKNEAQQGNEDAEGRVELDRKTGHVAVLIPERDEDGNVIGESEAMPEDFGRIAAFAAKQVINQRLRDIADDAVLGEFKGREGDIVAGIIQQGPNPRMIHVDLGTVEAILPPEEQVPGEEYRHGTRLRVYVTSVAKGLKGPQITVSRTHPALVRKLFALEVPEIASGLVEIVSLAREAGHRTKIAVLAKDPSINAKGACIGELGRRVRAVTEELGEEKIDIVDYSSDLATFVANALSPARVSSSFILDPETKAVRVLVPDYQLSLAIGKEGQNARLAAKLTGAKIDIQPDSILDED
- a CDS encoding YlxR family protein — encoded protein: MDPVRTCIGCRMRAERSSLLRVVARESELVVDETASLPGRGAWLHPTVACFDRAVKRKAFGRALRVTMALDTRTLENRLNG
- the infB gene encoding translation initiation factor IF-2 produces the protein MAAKPRVHEIASEFSVDSKVALAKLKELGEFVKGPSSSIEPPVARKLRAALEADGAKRADEAAGAKPAAKSPAKPATPKPAQKKADAPAEKPAQDAPAPAAKTESPAQAAVSGAPKPGQTAPKPSQARPGGAPRPGNNPYSSAQGMGQRPAGTPRPGNNPYSSSQGMGQHPTPANIPRPPRPQAPRPGAPRPGAPRPGGAGRGRPGGAGRPGAGGFQRPGGGGGAGGFQRPGGGGAPGAGGFQRPGGGFGGRPGGGGRGRGGGTAGAFGRGGGRAKSRKSKRAKRQEFEMRQAPSIGGVNVPRGDGETVVRLRRGASIADFADKIDASPGDLVTVLFHLGEMATATESLDEATFEVLGAELGYKIQMVSPEDEDRELLEGFDIDLEGELEAEDDSELLPRPPVVTVMGHVDHGKTRLLDAIRKANVVEGEAGGITQHIGAYQVTTEHEGSERAVTFIDTPGHEAFTAMRARGAQVTDIAILVVAADDGIMPQTVEALNHAQAANVPIVVAVNKIDKPEANPQKVRQQLTEYGLVAEEYGGDVMFVDVSARNNIGIQDLLDAVLLTADAGLDLRANPDKDARGVAIEAKLDKGRGAVATVLIQSGTLHVGDAIVAGTAYGRVRAMVDENGESVNEAGPSRPVQVQGLSSVPRAGDTFIVTEEDRTARQIAEKREAAERNAQLAKARKRISLEDFTRALEEGKVESLNLIIKGDVSGAVEALEESLLKIEVDESVQLRIIHRGVGAITESDVNLATIDDAIIIGFNVRPDAKARERAAREGVDIRFYSVIYSALEDVESSLKGLLKPEYEEVQSGVAEIREVFRSSKFGNIAGVIVRSGTITRNAKARVIRDGVVLADGLAIESLRRFKDDVTEVRTDFEAGIGLGKYNDIQVGDEIETTELVEKPRD